One genomic region from Sulfurovum riftiae encodes:
- a CDS encoding zinc ribbon domain-containing protein YjdM, whose amino-acid sequence MENIPNCPKCGSEYTYEDGELYICPECAYEWSKNAEADAEEELIVRDANGNILEDGDTVTVIKDLKVKGSSGGIKVGTKIKGIRLVEGSDGHNIDCKVPGVGAIKLKQEFVKKV is encoded by the coding sequence ATGGAAAATATCCCAAATTGTCCAAAATGCGGTAGTGAATATACTTATGAGGACGGTGAACTCTATATCTGTCCCGAGTGTGCGTATGAGTGGAGTAAAAATGCAGAAGCCGATGCTGAAGAAGAACTGATAGTAAGAGATGCCAACGGCAATATCCTCGAAGATGGCGATACGGTCACCGTTATCAAAGACCTGAAGGTCAAAGGCAGCAGCGGTGGAATCAAAGTCGGTACCAAGATCAAGGGGATCAGACTTGTCGAAGGCAGCGACGGCCACAATATTGACTGTAAAGTACCCGGTGTCGGTGCGATCAAGCTGAAGCAGGAATTTGTAAAAAAAGTGTAA
- the gltB gene encoding glutamate synthase large subunit, whose protein sequence is MRDLFTSFKDNCGFGLLCSIDNTPTHQNLEDAVTSLSRMMHRGAIAADGKTGDGSGLLLSLPKSFFEAEAGKAGIELPENYAVAMVFSRKESDFKVIERICANNDLKIVYERTVPVDTNALGEQALTTLPNIKQIFVAPQGVVAVERFEALVYLSRKEIEHELRDDRDFYIPSFSSKVISYKGLVMPTHIKEFYKDLADENFKISFCLFHQRFSTNTLPEWRLAQPFRMIAHNGEINSVTANRFNVKAKMAAVKSEVFTDEEMQRLTDVIQDRMSDSASLDNFMEFLRVNGVDFFKAARSLVPAPWHNAPQMDGDLRAFYEYASTCFEPWDGPAAVSMTDGRYIGCVLDRNGLRPSKYIITTDKRLLITSEYGVLNIPDEQIVERGRLQSGEMMGVDLKYGRVLKSNDIDDYLKSMYPYNKWLSQNMSYLQEHVPTAKVDVVSKDHKEMEAKQRYFNYTLEVMREVIKPMIAEGKETTGAMGDDTPIAAFSTEQRNFTDFFKQKFAQVTNPPIDPIREKTVMSLNTGFGEVRNVLSDDAEHAKRLKTVLPVMSAEKFAILKEFGDENNEKYDPVYKARCYDTTYTTDLRGSLNKLVDTIVEDVRNDGVRTIILDDRGLNDETKVIPMLMLIGRLSQVLLEEQLRHLTSIVAVTGEVFDPHSAACMIGYGAAAIYPYLLYYTVEQLSEDVYDMKMNLKRFRRAMGAGLLKIMSKMGISTISSYRNSRLFDTIGLGEEIVSECFIGTHGLLKGLGYEDIDQRLNTYHNRAFTNAFEGKKNALYKGGFYKYKKGEEYHDFSRPVITAIQTAAESGSKEDYKKLSEMIDKRDKKFIRDFFELNSDRAPISIDEVEPVSEIFKRFSTAAMSMGSISQEAHEVLAEAMNTIGAKSNSGEGGEDPERYGTIKNSKIKQIASGRFGVTPEYLRSAEEIQIKVAQGAKPGEGGQLPGSKVSPLIAKLRFTKPGVTLISPPPHHDIYSIEDLAQLIFDMKQINPNAKIAVKLVSTAGVGTIAAGVAKAYADKIIISGGDGGTGAAPIGSIRFAGNPWELGLFEAHNSLKANNLRGQVTLETDGGLKTALDVVKAAIFGAEEYAFGTGALVIVGCMMLRVCHLNTCGVGVATQDPHLRERFKGNVKKVVNYFTLLAEEVQEILASLGYRSIEEIVGKTELLKVIDDEFAKKFDFEQFLQKVEGTDTCQVPFNEPYDKNEYEKEIIEELMPTIKDPSTPIVLNKEITNLNRSFGTRISGEIAAIHGNAGLPEDTITLNVKGVTGQSLGAFLSKGVTINVEGAGNDYIGKGMNGGRIVITAEKSGPEFALGGNTCLYGATGGTVYINGQVGERFAVRNSGVTTVVEGTGDHPCEYMTGGVVVILGKTGINFGAGMTGGKAFVYDEEGTFYEKVNPELVEALRIDTDEWDYEMFELKRLLRDYVAKTGSKKAQEILDNARTAVRKFWMVVPRGARPTLIIDKKGE, encoded by the coding sequence ATGAGAGATTTATTTACCTCGTTCAAGGACAATTGTGGATTCGGACTTCTCTGCTCCATCGACAATACACCTACCCATCAAAACTTGGAAGATGCCGTTACCTCGCTGTCGCGTATGATGCACAGAGGTGCGATCGCAGCGGACGGCAAGACAGGTGACGGTTCGGGACTTCTTCTCTCACTTCCAAAAAGTTTCTTTGAAGCCGAAGCGGGCAAAGCAGGCATCGAGCTTCCCGAGAATTATGCAGTGGCGATGGTCTTCTCCAGAAAAGAATCCGATTTCAAGGTCATCGAACGTATCTGTGCGAACAACGACCTCAAGATCGTTTATGAGCGTACGGTCCCGGTAGATACCAATGCCCTTGGCGAGCAGGCACTGACAACCCTTCCCAACATCAAGCAGATATTCGTTGCACCGCAGGGTGTCGTAGCGGTTGAGCGTTTCGAAGCATTGGTCTATCTCTCACGCAAAGAGATTGAACATGAACTCAGAGATGACAGGGATTTCTATATTCCCTCTTTCTCGAGCAAAGTGATCTCCTACAAGGGGCTCGTGATGCCGACGCACATCAAAGAGTTCTACAAAGACCTTGCAGACGAGAATTTCAAGATCTCTTTCTGTCTGTTCCACCAGCGTTTCTCCACCAATACGCTTCCCGAGTGGAGACTGGCACAGCCTTTCAGAATGATCGCACACAACGGTGAGATCAACTCTGTGACCGCCAATCGTTTCAACGTCAAGGCCAAAATGGCAGCGGTGAAGTCGGAAGTATTTACCGATGAAGAGATGCAGCGCCTTACCGATGTAATCCAGGACCGCATGAGTGACTCTGCCAGCCTTGACAACTTTATGGAGTTCCTCCGCGTCAACGGTGTGGACTTCTTCAAAGCGGCACGTTCACTTGTACCGGCACCATGGCACAATGCACCGCAGATGGACGGTGACCTCAGAGCATTCTATGAGTATGCATCGACCTGTTTCGAGCCGTGGGACGGACCGGCAGCGGTAAGTATGACGGACGGGCGCTACATCGGATGTGTACTTGACAGAAACGGACTGAGACCTTCAAAATACATTATTACGACAGACAAGAGGCTCTTGATCACCTCCGAGTATGGGGTTTTGAATATTCCTGATGAGCAGATCGTCGAGCGTGGACGTTTGCAGTCAGGTGAGATGATGGGAGTAGACCTCAAATACGGAAGGGTATTGAAGTCCAACGACATCGATGACTACCTCAAGTCCATGTACCCGTACAACAAGTGGCTCAGCCAGAATATGAGCTACCTGCAGGAGCATGTACCTACCGCCAAAGTGGATGTGGTATCCAAAGACCACAAAGAGATGGAAGCCAAACAGCGTTACTTCAACTACACGCTTGAAGTGATGAGAGAGGTGATCAAACCGATGATCGCCGAGGGTAAAGAGACTACGGGTGCAATGGGTGACGATACACCGATCGCAGCCTTCTCGACCGAGCAGAGGAATTTTACGGATTTCTTCAAACAGAAGTTCGCACAGGTGACCAACCCACCGATCGACCCGATCAGAGAGAAGACCGTGATGAGTCTCAACACCGGTTTTGGTGAAGTCAGGAACGTACTCTCCGATGATGCTGAACATGCAAAACGTCTCAAAACCGTTCTGCCTGTCATGTCTGCCGAGAAATTTGCCATTCTCAAAGAGTTCGGTGATGAGAACAATGAGAAATACGACCCGGTCTACAAAGCGAGATGTTATGACACGACCTACACTACGGACCTGAGAGGAAGCCTTAACAAGCTTGTAGACACGATCGTCGAAGACGTGCGCAATGACGGTGTCAGAACGATCATCCTTGATGACAGAGGCTTGAACGATGAGACCAAAGTGATCCCGATGCTGATGCTGATAGGACGTTTGAGCCAGGTACTGCTTGAAGAGCAGCTCAGACACCTTACAAGTATCGTCGCTGTAACAGGAGAGGTCTTCGACCCTCACTCTGCAGCCTGTATGATAGGCTACGGTGCGGCAGCGATCTATCCGTACCTGCTTTACTACACGGTAGAACAGCTTTCTGAAGATGTGTATGACATGAAAATGAACCTCAAACGTTTCAGACGTGCCATGGGTGCAGGTCTTTTGAAGATCATGTCAAAGATGGGTATCTCGACCATTTCTTCCTACAGGAACTCCAGACTCTTCGATACAATCGGTCTGGGTGAAGAGATCGTCAGCGAGTGTTTCATCGGTACACACGGTCTGCTGAAAGGATTGGGATATGAAGATATAGATCAGCGTCTCAATACCTACCACAATCGTGCCTTTACCAATGCTTTTGAAGGTAAGAAAAATGCGCTTTACAAAGGCGGTTTCTACAAATATAAAAAAGGAGAAGAGTACCACGACTTCTCCAGACCGGTCATCACTGCAATCCAGACTGCCGCAGAGAGCGGAAGCAAAGAGGATTACAAAAAACTTTCGGAAATGATCGACAAAAGGGACAAGAAGTTCATTCGTGACTTTTTTGAACTCAACTCTGACAGAGCACCGATCAGTATCGATGAGGTAGAGCCTGTTTCCGAAATATTCAAACGTTTTTCAACTGCAGCAATGTCCATGGGGTCCATCTCTCAGGAAGCCCATGAAGTACTTGCCGAAGCGATGAACACCATCGGTGCGAAATCGAACTCGGGTGAGGGTGGCGAAGATCCGGAACGTTACGGGACTATCAAGAATTCAAAGATCAAACAGATCGCTTCGGGACGATTCGGTGTGACACCGGAGTATCTGCGTTCAGCAGAAGAGATTCAGATCAAAGTGGCGCAGGGTGCAAAACCGGGTGAGGGCGGACAGCTCCCGGGTTCAAAAGTTTCTCCGCTGATCGCGAAGTTGAGATTCACCAAGCCTGGTGTGACACTCATTTCACCGCCGCCGCACCATGATATCTACTCCATTGAGGATCTGGCACAGCTGATCTTCGATATGAAGCAGATCAATCCGAATGCGAAGATCGCGGTCAAACTCGTATCGACTGCGGGTGTCGGGACCATTGCGGCCGGTGTGGCGAAAGCCTATGCCGACAAGATCATCATCTCCGGCGGGGACGGCGGTACGGGTGCCGCACCTATCGGTTCTATCCGTTTTGCGGGTAACCCGTGGGAACTCGGACTCTTTGAGGCGCATAATTCCCTCAAAGCCAACAACCTCAGAGGACAGGTTACGCTGGAAACAGACGGTGGACTTAAAACGGCACTCGATGTTGTCAAAGCGGCGATCTTCGGTGCCGAAGAGTATGCTTTCGGTACGGGTGCACTGGTCATTGTCGGCTGTATGATGCTGCGCGTCTGTCATCTCAATACCTGTGGGGTAGGGGTAGCGACACAGGATCCGCATCTGAGAGAGCGTTTCAAAGGAAATGTCAAGAAAGTGGTGAACTACTTTACGCTGCTTGCCGAAGAGGTTCAAGAGATCCTTGCCTCGCTCGGATACCGTTCAATTGAAGAGATCGTCGGTAAAACAGAGCTTCTAAAGGTCATCGATGATGAATTTGCCAAAAAGTTCGACTTTGAGCAGTTCCTACAGAAAGTGGAGGGAACAGATACCTGTCAGGTACCTTTCAATGAACCGTATGACAAAAATGAGTATGAAAAAGAGATCATTGAAGAGTTGATGCCGACGATCAAAGATCCGAGTACACCGATCGTACTCAATAAAGAGATCACGAACCTGAACAGAAGTTTCGGTACGAGAATTTCCGGTGAGATCGCAGCGATCCATGGAAATGCAGGGCTTCCGGAAGACACTATCACTTTGAATGTCAAAGGGGTGACAGGACAGTCTCTGGGTGCTTTCCTCAGCAAAGGTGTGACCATCAATGTAGAGGGTGCAGGAAATGACTATATCGGGAAAGGGATGAACGGCGGCCGCATTGTCATCACTGCCGAGAAATCAGGCCCCGAGTTCGCTCTGGGCGGTAATACCTGTCTTTATGGTGCAACAGGGGGTACGGTCTATATCAACGGTCAGGTAGGCGAGCGTTTTGCTGTACGTAACTCCGGTGTAACGACAGTGGTAGAAGGTACGGGTGACCACCCTTGTGAGTATATGACAGGCGGTGTGGTCGTCATTCTCGGGAAGACCGGTATCAACTTCGGTGCGGGTATGACAGGCGGTAAAGCCTTTGTCTACGATGAAGAGGGAACGTTCTACGAGAAAGTGAACCCTGAACTTGTCGAAGCGCTCCGTATCGATACGGATGAGTGGGACTATGAGATGTTCGAGCTCAAAAGACTTTTGAGAGACTACGTTGCCAAAACAGGCAGCAAAAAAGCACAGGAGATCCTGGACAATGCTAGAACGGCAGTGCGTAAGTTCTGGATGGTCGTCCCCCGCGGTGCCAGACCAACGCTGATCATCGATAAAAAAGGGGAATAA
- the recO gene encoding recombination protein RecO, translating to MKGFILSVRKVKSEDSIAMVLTSKDVRTYYRFFGARHSILQLGNLVDFEVEGEDGRFLPRLRSLSHIGFPWLFDKNRLLVWHNFIKLFEPHLKDTEEIESFYYDLLLGAAKKWGKQNPKRIVCESYIQLLAYEGRVHDEENCYICETLIMEQMSLMQAYIPAHPECLYSASLPKEKIATFFKTQKTLHLEDQEVAYLFDIVMKGL from the coding sequence ATCAAAGGGTTCATACTGAGTGTCCGCAAAGTGAAGAGTGAAGATTCCATTGCTATGGTACTCACATCCAAAGATGTCAGAACCTATTACCGTTTCTTCGGAGCAAGACACTCCATTCTCCAGCTGGGCAACCTCGTAGACTTCGAGGTCGAAGGGGAGGACGGCAGGTTCCTTCCGCGCCTGAGGTCACTCTCGCACATCGGTTTCCCATGGCTTTTTGACAAGAATCGGCTTTTGGTCTGGCACAATTTCATCAAACTTTTCGAACCCCATCTCAAAGATACCGAAGAGATAGAGAGTTTCTATTATGATCTGCTGCTTGGAGCAGCCAAAAAGTGGGGGAAGCAGAACCCCAAACGTATTGTCTGTGAAAGCTACATACAGCTGCTGGCGTATGAAGGGCGGGTACACGATGAGGAGAACTGTTATATCTGTGAAACTCTCATTATGGAGCAGATGTCACTGATGCAGGCTTACATCCCTGCACATCCCGAATGCCTCTATTCTGCATCACTTCCAAAAGAGAAGATAGCCACTTTCTTTAAGACACAGAAAACACTGCACCTTGAGGACCAAGAGGTGGCATATCTGTTCGATATCGTCATGAAGGGGTTGTAG